TAGTTTTTAACTGCTCCCTATAGTTTCTCTGCTCTTCTAGCACCCGGCCCTTGGTGAGCTCCTTGAGCATGGCCAAGTTGGCCCACATTATGCCCAAGTTCGCAGCCAGTTCTGGGTCTCTCCAGCCAGTCAGCACATGATTGGCTGTAATCAGAGACCCAAACCTGTGCCGCCGCCATCATCATCCTGTCCGGGACGAGCCCTGCATCCTCCCCTGCAGGTTGCAGCGGCTCCAACATGTGCTGAATTTTTTACAATCCAACATGTGCTGAGTTGATTACACGGCCCAGCCAAACACAGTACGGCAACCTGATACCTTTGTGTGCATGAAACAAACAAATTGGCAAATGGCCCCGTCACACCTCCTTTTGCACTGTTATCTGATTCCGTTAACAGTGACGTTACCGCTGGTTGAAACAAACACCTAGTAGTAAAGGAAATACCGTATATATGTAGATGTAGGACCTGCCGGAATCAGCAGGAGAAATCCAGACAACAATTCTGTCAGGAACACGAATCAGAAGCAGAGTCTAACACGAGGGGTTGGCCGCCAACGCCTACGTCGAGGACAACCACCCCTCCAAAGATCCCAAGTGGAAGCTGCCGGCGAGGAAGTGGCGAACTCCGACTGCCCCATATGTTTGATTACTTGGTTTTCTAGCACTTTAGGGTTACCAGATTATGCAAATCATGGTTGTAGATGCCCTAAACCTGCTGATCCACCACTCCTCTTCCAAAGAACTCGAGCTTGCCATTGAGATCATATATTGATTTGATTGTGTGGGTGATTCTATTCGATTACCCGCCATAATACAATGTCAAATACTAgctatgacatagattttattctaCTATATACTAAAAAAAGACAATATGAATTAAAAAGAGAGAAATAGGCCAAAAAATCCACATTAATAAACATTTAACCATTTATTTGGTACATTATCTAATCATGGCCATCGGATCTTACAATTAGTCCCTTGGCGTAGAAGTTCAAAAATATTACCCATGTATGTCATCATGTACAAGTGTTCTTAAACTAGGTTAAAATCTTGAGGGTGTCTACTTATCAGCTGACTGATTTTAATTTGGACATCAGACAGTCTTTCATCCACACAAAATGGGACAAGTGTAACTTTTTAATTTCCTCTCAAGAGACAAACATACATCAGGGGCCGCCTCTGTCTCACTTATAACGAGACGTAGGGCAGCCTCGTGTCAAGAGGAGTAGTAGACGTAGGGCGAGCCCACCATGAGGCCGTGCTAaaatattttcttcttcttttttgctgtTCTATTTATATTTATATGAATCTATTTTGAAAATTTAGATTTAACCCAAAAAAATCACGACCCATGAATTTACAAAAACTTTACCAAAGTATAAAGATTTTTAACacaattaaaaaaatgttgataGTGTTCCGAAAAGTGTTCCTACGTTTCAAAAAATGTATgtgaaaatttgaaaaaatgtcTCTGTAGTACAAAGAAATAGTTCATACCATTAACAAATATACAGGGCAATTTAAAGAATTGTCCTTGCGTTTAAAAAATAATGTTTGtgacatttgaaaaatgtttatacATTGTATAAAATGCTTTCatattttaaaaataataattataaccATAAAACAATTTTATATGTGTACTTGGAAACATATTGACAATGTATGAAAAAAAGTGTTCAAAACATGTACTAAAAATAAAAATGTACAGCGTGTAATTGAATAATGTTCAACGTGTATCAAACCAATTTTTCAAGTGCACACTTGAAATATATAATATGTACTGAAGAAACTTAGACTTGCGTTAAAAAAATAAAACCCATCAAAACCACCAGACAAAAAAAAAtaaaagcaacgaaaatcaaagaaaaagaaaaagaaagaaaacctgtaaaaatcaagaaagaaacaaagaaaacatgTGTAAAAACCATGGGAAAAAATTAAAACCAATAAAGAAGCGATAAAAAGAGGAAAAAAATAAAGAACAGTCAAAGTAAACCTAAAGCAAAAAAACTGAAGCGACACAAGCAAAGGGATATAGCTCTCGCCCTCCTCCTCGGCGCCTATAACGCCAAGAGCGGGCGATGCTGCTCATGCGTGTATTAAGAGGGCTGTGGCCCATTAAATGACACATCACGCCAGTTAAACCGGTTGCCAATTGACGGTTGACCAGTTGACAGGCCGTTAACTATTGAAaaaataggaattaaaaaaatctGATGATTTTTTTCAAACATTAATTTCAAAAAAGGACATAAATTTCCAAAAGCAAGGTTTAAGAATTCAACAAAAAATCACTAATATGGGAAAAAGATCATGAATTCAAAAGGTTCATAAAATTTTGAATCAAAGATGATGGAATAGGAAAAATTGAGAATTGGAAAAGGTTTGTCAATTCAAAAAAAGTTGATAAAAGTTTGAGAATTagaaaaatttcatgaatttcaaatattTGGTACCCTCAGAAAATGTCCATGAATTGGAAAAAAGTGCACAAACTCAACAAAAGCTAATGAATTTTAAGAAATGTTGTTGAACTTGAAAAACAATGTTCACGAACTCGAAAATAGTTCATGTTTTTCAGAAATGTTGATGCACTCGaaagaagttcatgaatttgaaaatagttaTCGGCTTCCATTTTATGTGGCAAAAAATGTGCAATGTTCATAAATTgcagaaaaagttcatgaattcaagAAATGTTTCAGAACTTGAAAAACTTTGTGAATATGAAAAAAATTTGTGGCTTAAAATTGTTCATGAAATTGAAGAAGTTCGTGAccttgaaaaaagttcacgaatttcaaTAAAAGTTCATGAATTGAGCGAAGTTCATTTACTTGAATTTTTTTCATGATTTTGAAGAAGGTCTTGAATTTacaaaaagttcatgaattagaAAAAATTTTGTGATTATTGTAAAGAAGAAAAAAGGGAAAAGCAGAACGGAAAATTAAAAGGAGAAGGACAAATAACAAAAAAAAACCTAAAATAAAAACCAGACGAACaatattaaaacagaaaagaaacccAGATGGAGAGGCGTATAGAAGTTTCCTAATAATATATTAAGTCCGTTCCAAAAAGCTTTTCTTATATTTATCTAGATACGGACACATctaactctaaaatatgtttagatACATTCATATCTAAAAACATTTAAGACAATCTTTTTTAGACGAAGGGAGTAGAAAATGCAAACCGCACTCACGAAAACCTGGCGCTCTATGTCGATGCAAAGAAAAAAAAGCGTTAATCGGCCTAGTCCACGAGCGAGGCTACTACTACTAATGAGCCGGGTTTTTTTTAGAACCAATGAGCCGTTCTACTACTAATTGGTTTTGTTTAAAGTGGGCATTTCCCTCTTTTGTTGTCAGTCGTGGTGTTTATTTGTGGATTCCACGCTGCTAGCTCAGCAGAATTGTTCTTTTTTTAGGGGAATTTTCTTAGCAACCCAGCTCATGCCCCAAGTACGTTCTGTTCAAATTTTCCCATATATAGTAATTATTTAAACTGCGAGAAAGATAAAAAGGCTCACGAAAAATGGAGGCTCCATATGACATCCTCCATTTTCCACGTGATCCTAACAAAAATGCAAATCATTAAGTCTGTGTTAGAACATGCTGATGTTGTTAGGCTCATGATGATTTACACTCCACCACCTGCTTTTGATTGGGACTGAGAAGAATCATGATCATTAATATTGTCTTTTAGTAAAGATAGTTGTGTGCACTCCTTgaggcaggggttgtgggtgtggcCGTTTAGTAGAAAAAAGGATTGCAGATAGATACATGTATAAATGTGTTTTATATGTTGCTCTACTTCTCCACAAACATGATTTCTTTTCATATTTTTTCTCCAACACCATTACATATCTTTTCTTTGTCTCAGCGTGCTATGAATAAAGCAAAGTTAAACAGACAAATGCATACTATGGTATGAATTGAATTGTACTTGTCCATTCAGGAAGTTTTTAGCCCACTTCCTCCGAGATGTTGTTGAGAGGATACATATGAAGAGAATCAGCCCATGGCGTGCCGACAATGGTGTTGTTGGCCGGCCTCATGCACTGCCACACGGCGCTGTTGCACTTGAACCCAGAACCGAACCCGATCATCCACACCCGGTCGCCCTTCTTCATCCGTCTCTTGGCCTCGATGTATGCAAGTTCGTACCACAATGAACTGCTGGACGTGTTCCCGAACCGGTGAAGCGTCATCCGTGATGCCTCGACATCCCTGTCTGATAATCTTAAGCTATTTTGCACCGCGTCGATCACCGCCCGGCCACCGGAATGGATGCAAAAGTGCTGGAAGGCCGTCCGGAAATCAGGGACATATAGCTTGATCTTGCTTCTCATCACCTTCCGCGCAATGAATGAGATCGCAAAGAGCAGCTTCTCCGACCGTGGGAGGACGAGGGACCCTATTGCCATGATGTTGGCTTTCAGAGCTTCGCCGGCGACTGGTACAAGGTCCTTGGACAGGTACGCTCCTGTTTCTCCCTCGTCGTCCTCTTTCATGGAAATGCACAGGTAAGCTCTGTCGTGTGCGGCGGTGAGCGTTCGCACGATGTGCATGAGCCGGAAACGGGCCATGGACTTGGACGTCGACAGCAGCACCGCGGCCGCGCCCATGCGGAACAGGGCGTACGGCAGCAGCATCCCCCGGTTCTTGCCGGCATAGTTGATGATAGAGGTGCCCTCCGTGGACACCATGAGGGCGCGCGCGCCCCGCGGTGCCGCCTGCAGGAGGTTTCTCACGACCTCTAGGGAGATCACCCCCGCGCTGCACCCCATCCCGGATACGTGCACGCTCCGGATGTCGGCTCTGAGCTTGTACTTGTTCACGACGATGTCGGCCAAGCTCGGGGTCGGGTTGAAGCCACTGCAGTTGGTGACGAGTATGTCGATAGCTCCAGGACTTATGCCGGTCTTGGCGAACAGGTCGTCGACGGCTGCAAAGATGACCTGCTCCGCCTCGTCACGAGCATCACTCAAGCAGCATCGCGGGGGGATATAGTGGAACGAAGGGTGGAGGTAGGTCTGGTCACCGAGGCCCGAGCGCTCGTGCATGCGCGTCATGAAGTCGACACCTCCATCGTCGAGGTAAGGCGAGAAGCGAACATTCTCGACGGAGGAGCCTGTGGAGACGCGGCAATTGGAATTTGGCCGGCAGCAAGCGTAGTCGACGAGGTACACGCTACGAGGGCGGCTCATGAGGTAGAGGGTGGCCAAGGCGAGCGGGAGGAAGACGGCCAGCAGAGCGTGGGCCTGCCGCAAACCATGGAGCCGGGAGAGGATCTCCTCGGGTCCGAGCTGTGCGGCTTTACGGAGGAACACGATGGCTGTCACCGGCGCGACGACGAGCACAAGGAAGTTGTTCACGACGAGCTGGAACAATGGTTTGAGGTGCTTGTTGACATGGGGTGGTGAGGCCATGTTGCATGCTGTAGATTCGTACATGAAGAAGGTGCCCCAACTTAGGAGATTTTATAAAGGGCCGGACCGCCTCGTTGGTGAGTGTCACATCATGCCATCTTCTCGACTCGTGGTTTGGAGGATACAAACTTGACTTATTTGCTAATTCTCATGTTTCAAAACATAGAAAACACATGATAAATGTGTCTTGGATGAGCTGTTGACGTGTACCGGAGATTTATTCCTGTCTCCTAACAAACCACGTTATTGTTCGTTAATTTGTTGTTGGTTGGTGGCAATATGAGTGACAATGATTCATACACTATGCATTTCTTTGTCCAAGGGAAAGGAGAGAGAGTTTTTATGCTCTTCAGTGGAAAGACAAAAAAGTCATTTTTCAAGTACTAGTAGTACATCGTTGATGGAACGAAACAACGCGACCGCCCATTTTGACAAAAGTAATCTAAATATTGGACAAAATCTGGACGTACATATAAAATTGAAGTAGGCGCCTCGAAATAGATGAGAATTACTCGTTGAAAATAGTACTCCAACATTTCATATAATTGTACAAGGATGAGGATTATACTCCCTAGATGACTGGAGCGTTTTGGTGACCAGGCTTCATGGAGCCCAATTTTTTTTTTAAGGAATTTAAAATTCAAACTTTCCGGTTTCAACAGAATCTGGAAAAAATGCAAGTATACAAGAATGAGATGTATATGTGTGTAAAATTTAGGGTGAAATACCTTAAAATGCGACCTATGCAAAAAAAAAGAAATATTCATGGACTTTGAGGATGAATAGCATCATGTGCTAAAAAGCCTCATTTTTTTTGCACAACCCTCATTTCAACCTATTCCATTCTAAAAACTAACGCACACACGTACATTGTGCCTCCATGTATATGTGTATTTTActatcttttttcatttttttaaacataGAAATATATATGAATTTTGTTGAATTTTAATAATTGCAAATagaggcctccatggagctcggcctccaaaaacaATTTTCGCTAGGTCTATCCACATTCAATATGACGTATACCATTGCAAGAGTCAGTACGTATGTGCGCGTCCGCGCATGTATAGAAGCTGGAAAATTAAACCACGTATCCACCAATTCATGCAATCACAAATTTAGTTATCCATGTGTACCAACAATTTGGACTTTGTCGAGACCTGAATGTTCGTCATTTTTGGTCGGCCACACATACCTAACCgacattttctttgttttttctcttGTAATTTCATGTAACCATGTGGTGATATTTTTTTTGTGGGGACAACCTTGTGGTGATTAATTCTATCACTCTGCACCTGCCGCAAGCCATGCCTCTAATAATGACACCACTAATATTTCTTTCGTAAGCTTGCCGATAGCGATTTTTGACCAAAACTATATATGTTGTTTTGACAAATGGCACCAGTTGAgtgccaaatatgaaaataattatCACTTACTCCATTCATTTGACGATCAAGTAGTGTACGTATGTATAGTTTAGTCTGTGTTCACCTTTTGCCTTTTCAGTTTTTGAGTTAAGTAATGATCCAACAGAGTTCATCCAGGGCATCTCCAAAGGAGACCCTCAAAGTTTTGGTATATGTCTGGATTGTGGCGTCCGGACCATTTGTATCAACTTTTGTCATTCAATGAGGACCCCCATCGAACCGCAAAGTAGTCAGGACATGTGTTTTCCGGCAAATCCGAGATGGGGgagctttgcgggagtccggacatgcacttgacCAATGCAAAGCCTTTGCGTGgttcttctctcttttctctctcttcaCATGCATtgtcccctctcctctctctcattCAAAACAAAGGCCACATAACAAATCCCATCACATGCATGGACACTTTCTACTCTCTCTCCTCCCAACCATATTAATTTATGAACAACTTTGGATGGCTTCCTCCGACATCATGTCCGCGGACCACACCCGGACATAAAAACGAAAATATATTGGAGCCATTTACGGGTCAGCTTTGGAGATGCCCTGAAGCCTGTGTACTTGAATGTGGAGTATATAGGCGAGGTTTTAGCTCTAAAGAAATTAAGATATCTTCCTCTCTTTTGTCTTTTCATGTTTAGCTATATCCCTGCAcgacatttttttaatttttttatttggaaAGGAGGTTAAAACCCCAGCCTCTGCACATAGCCATTCTTATTAATTATTATGCAGAGTACATAACAAAGTAAAGTAGTAAACCATAACCGAACCATTACAATATAAAAAAAAAGTGGATGGGCATCCGGCCTAGTAGCAAGACCACGGGCTGTTGCCTTGGCAGACCCAAGTTTGAATCATGTGGGGCGGAATTTATTTCGCGGATTTAAAACTTGGTGTCTCACACCTTTCCATCTTAATAATAATGCCGTTGGGCTCCTTCCTTGTTGGTCTATTTTTTTATATATGAACACCTATACTAAGTCGACTTCTTCTGCAGCAGCGCCTTCAAAAAGAAAAAACGTCTGCAAGCCATCATTGCCATGTATAGCCGTAGACGCCTTGAGGAAGGATTTTCATCCTGATTGCCGAGACCAATCAGTGAATACCAACACAACAACAAGGAGTAGACAACACTTTTAACAAAGTAATGATGCAAGTTCGCCATTACCAAGCCCGACCAATAAAGGCAAGAACAAGAGTTTTCACCCCGGAAATGCAGTGGTGTTTCAAAAATCATCCTGAAGATGGATCGTTCGATAGTCGCATCTGTAAGTACTCCACGTCAGAGCTAGAAGGCAGTAGCAGATTCGTGAAATGTCGTCTCACCTTATATCACCCACCAACCTTCAGGTGAGCGCCAATGTCTCGACGCGGAACTAGTCGCATCCACCCCACACCAACGCGACTCGCACTACAGCAACCATCCAACTGTCAAAGCCGCTGCCCCGATACTAGATGTCATCACGGAACCGCCGGCGCACCCTTTACTTATCAACGTCGCATGCCGCCGCTGGCACCATGAACCGTTTCATGTGATTACCgttaaagaaaaataagaaaaccaAGAAAAAATAGTGAAAACCAAGATAAAAatgaagaaaacaaaataaaaaagtaCCCAGTGAAAGCCgataaagaaaagaagaaaaccagAGAAAAATGAACAAAAACAGAAAGAGGCGAAAGGCCGAGCACTCGTGGGCCTATTGTTTCAGCGCTGCAGTTGTACTTGGGCTAGCTCATGCCAACGAGTTAAGAGGCCGAGACTGAAAGGTCGGCTCGGCTCGGATAAAAACAGAGAGATATGAACACCGCCGCTCGCCGACGGCTAGTTGGTGGCCGCCGGCGGCGATCCGGTGCCGCTGGCGCTGGTAGAGGGGACGCCGCTGCACGTGCGTGAATGTCCGGAGCCAGTCTCAGCTCGAGGTGAGCACGCTAGCCCTTACCCTAACTCTACTTGACTTCTCGATCTATCAATCTGAACTTAGATTTTGTTCAGATTTGCGGCGATTTTGTTCAGAATGCATCCTTCGCCCCTGAAAAATTCTCAGATTTTGTTCAGTGATGTAGCTATGGGGATGTGGTGGTCTTGTGTCTGATTTCTTTGCCCACACTTTGGGGGTAGTACTGTACAGAGGGCAATTGGGAATTGAACAATCAAATGTTCTGCAACTCATCCAGAAACTTATGTTACTTATGATACTGACGACAATAGGCTATATGCGATTCTCATGTAGCCGGTTTTAACTGAAGTTTAACATAttgatatacatcatttttatattgtTGAAGAGAGGTTATAAAAAATGTCAATTACAAATTTACAATCCTTACAAAATCAAAGGGGAAACAAAACTACTCTTTGCACATCAGCTACAAGAGCCGCTTCCTCGTCTGTTGTAGCATAATTTGCAAGCTGGTGGGCAGCTCCATTGCTCTCTCTAATGATCTTAGACATGAAGCCCGCACTCCGCAAAAATCTCCATCACTCCTGTCAGTCCGTTATCTGCATTCTTTGATAACACCTCCTACTCCGCCGTGCAGTCCGTTTCATACACAGCTGGCCACCCTGCAAACTTCAGATAACTGACGGAGGCCAACCAACCATCACATCGACAGCTTGTAAGCCTCCTCTGCCTCGGAACATGGGCTTATCTTCAGGTAGAAAGCAAGGCCACACCACTATGGTCCCTTAATAAAGCACCAGCACTTCCTTGCCACACAGCTTCAACAAAGGAACCACCGGCGTTCATATTGATTTATACATATTACTAAGGAAATAATTAGAGTGGTCGTTCTTGCCCACATGTAGTCAATTGTGGGGTCGATGTGGTCAAGACTAAACTTCTCCCATAACCATACCTGATCATGAGTCCATCGCTAATTAATGTACTCTTGTAATGCAACTAcataaattatataaaataaatGCATTATTATGTTTGTTTCTTAGCCTCTATATGAGGTTGTTGAAGGTTATCGTAGTTCCATATTTGGGTTTAAAGTTAACATACATAGACTGTACTTCCTTCATCGGAGAGGGAGAAAATGTTTTCCCCTCCTGTGGAAATGTGTGAGCATCTCCACATCTGTGACGGAGTTACACATGGCTTTCCCTTGAGGGTAAATGTGTCATCTTCAAGATCGTACCTATTTGCGACCCAGTTCAATGATTTGCAGCGATTGTGTACTGGCTTCGTCTTCAGGATGTCTCGGAGTCCCACCATTCTGATGAGGTATGTTTGCGTACGGGAATTGCGAGTATATCTGAGTTAACTGATTTGGGAGGGAACTAAGGAAGAGCCATATATCTTCGACAGGTCCACCTACGGTGCGGTATTCATGGAGCCTTTGGCTCATCAGAATGCAGAGATATACTCCAAAGGATATATCCACAGAGTTGGGAAAGGGGACCAAGGAAGAGCTATATTTCGACATTTCCCGCATATCGTCAGCAATTTGAGGTAAGAATTGCAAATATCTTGTTTCGATACTCCCATGTGCAAAGCGACTTTGACCATAGCATACCCATCATTGATTACTGTTCACATGTACAACACCCACATGCATGGAGTATGTGATAATCATGGGAAAACATCAAAAGTGGGATAACATTATTTTTCTAATTAGCGTAAGTGGGATAGGTTATTTGGATTTAAGTACTTTTGGCCGGTTTCATTCAAGGATACCGTCAAAGATCTTTTATAATAGAATTTGCGATTTCTCACAAGGTTCACAAGACGGAGCAATGACTTTGTAGGCATCATCTCCTCTGTCCTCACACTGTATGGCAATGGCATGCTAACAGTAGATGTTTGCACTGTTCGGTGTTGTCTCCACCAGACCACTGTTGTAAAAAAAGACCAATACATTTATCACAAATATTTATCATACACTGTACCCTTCTAACTTACTCCAAATTATATCATAGAAGTTGTACAAATTATGCAGCTGCAATTTTTGGCTACAACATGGCAGCTCTGTAAGAATGTTCCATCTTACAAAGCATCGACTCTTAAGAAAATACAATTTAAAAAATATTATCACTTATCAGCTAAGCAGATACAGAGCCTTCTGCACACTGTATTCTCTTCAGTTTCTTGATCCTCTGTTCAGCAGATAGGCAAGGGCTCACCATTCCACTCTTTTAGGCACTCCAGCAGCGCGTCGATGTGCTTGCCCTGGTTCATGGCGACAAACACCTTGTCCACCTCTTCCCCAGGACACCGTGTCTTCTCCCCAGTCAAGTACTCAGCTCCAAGCTCCTTGCGCACGAACCTATAGAGCGGGTATGACCGGCATTCGGTGATACGGTTCTGCTGTGTGGCGGTGCCGTTCTCCACGGAGGTCCGGGCAGCCTCAACCTCCTTTGGTAGCACTGCACGGAGCTCCTGCTCGAACGcggcaagcttggcaaagacagatgTCTCCACGTCGAGTTCAGCCTCACCGTTGGCCAAGGCGTGCTCCACGAGAACCGCACGCATCTTCTGCATCAGTGGGTAGTTGGCGCTGCAAGGGTCGTCTGCATACGCGAACACCGCCTCACGGTCAATCGTGAGCAGCAGGTCCTTCTCGCAGAATCGCGCGTTGTGGAGGTGCCCATTGTTGGTGGTGCTCAATGTCTTCCTGGCCGTCA
The sequence above is a segment of the Triticum dicoccoides isolate Atlit2015 ecotype Zavitan chromosome 1A, WEW_v2.0, whole genome shotgun sequence genome. Coding sequences within it:
- the LOC119353445 gene encoding 3-ketoacyl-CoA synthase 5-like; translated protein: MASPPHVNKHLKPLFQLVVNNFLVLVVAPVTAIVFLRKAAQLGPEEILSRLHGLRQAHALLAVFLPLALATLYLMSRPRSVYLVDYACCRPNSNCRVSTGSSVENVRFSPYLDDGGVDFMTRMHERSGLGDQTYLHPSFHYIPPRCCLSDARDEAEQVIFAAVDDLFAKTGISPGAIDILVTNCSGFNPTPSLADIVVNKYKLRADIRSVHVSGMGCSAGVISLEVVRNLLQAAPRGARALMVSTEGTSIINYAGKNRGMLLPYALFRMGAAAVLLSTSKSMARFRLMHIVRTLTAAHDRAYLCISMKEDDEGETGAYLSKDLVPVAGEALKANIMAIGSLVLPRSEKLLFAISFIARKVMRSKIKLYVPDFRTAFQHFCIHSGGRAVIDAVQNSLRLSDRDVEASRMTLHRFGNTSSSSLWYELAYIEAKRRMKKGDRVWMIGFGSGFKCNSAVWQCMRPANNTIVGTPWADSLHMYPLNNISEEVG